Proteins encoded within one genomic window of Gloeobacter kilaueensis JS1:
- a CDS encoding Uma2 family endonuclease: MFPDALRWTIRDLEAMPDDGGWKRYEIVDGNLYVTRAPHIRHQRAGGKIFFELESWSRKAQLGEPLQAPGIIFTPDDAVIPDVVWVSSTRLAEGIDEAGHLIVAPELVVEILSSGELNEQRDREIKLKLYSLHGVQEYWIVSWQRETFEIYRRTEARLQLVGTLLAGDTLTSPLLPGFSTSVAEIFRS; the protein is encoded by the coding sequence ATGTTTCCCGATGCCCTGCGCTGGACGATCCGAGACCTCGAGGCAATGCCCGACGACGGCGGCTGGAAGCGCTACGAAATCGTCGATGGAAATCTCTACGTGACCCGTGCTCCTCATATTCGCCATCAACGGGCGGGCGGCAAGATTTTCTTCGAGCTAGAATCCTGGTCCAGAAAGGCGCAGTTGGGCGAACCTCTGCAAGCGCCAGGGATCATCTTCACCCCCGACGATGCGGTCATTCCCGATGTCGTTTGGGTAAGCAGTACCCGCCTTGCTGAGGGCATCGACGAAGCCGGGCACCTGATCGTTGCCCCTGAACTCGTCGTCGAGATCCTGTCTTCTGGAGAGCTGAACGAACAGCGCGACAGAGAAATCAAGCTCAAACTCTACTCCCTGCATGGCGTGCAGGAGTACTGGATCGTGAGCTGGCAGCGCGAAACTTTCGAAATTTACCGCCGCACCGAAGCCCGGCTTCAACTTGTCGGCACCCTGCTGGCGGGAGATACGCTCACCTCACCGCTGTTGCCGGGGTTCAGTACCTCTGTAGCGGAAATTTTTCGTTCTTAA
- a CDS encoding IctB family putative bicarbonate transporter encodes MTTWVRWTNGSLTSRLLGGAGLAGTPLQSWWQDSLLGRLQQQLARYTATSIVGRIAEPLAIAVFCLLLVISPFVSTPTIGAVLTVCLLLTVLLFAVRPRALSPLALPVLAFWLSGLIALVASPRFVLSLDGWVKMTLYIGSFALAAHLLQRPLYRTLAVMSYLLVSLPVSLYGLWQFQVGAPPLATWVDPESTLADATRVYSFLGNPNLLAAYLLAAIPLGAIGAVVWRNWIAKAFAATAATTGALCLVLTLSRGGWIALAVSSALLAVLLLQRLSGRLSPQWRPWLPVIVLVLLAIGLLVAVVAVPSLGERAASIFSGRDDSSNNFRINVWAAVIDMIRAYPLTGIGPGNRTFEAIYPFFQRPKFNALSAYSIVLEIAVELGILGLVAFGWLVVAALVQGFTVWQRRTDPAGTLWCAAALCGLVGLVVDGFTDTVWFRPAVQILWWLLCALIGSEFLRSTHRDDF; translated from the coding sequence ATGACCACCTGGGTGCGCTGGACCAATGGCAGTCTGACGAGCCGCCTGCTGGGCGGGGCGGGGCTTGCCGGTACCCCTTTGCAGTCGTGGTGGCAGGACAGTCTGCTGGGCAGATTGCAGCAGCAACTGGCGCGCTACACGGCCACCAGCATCGTCGGGCGGATCGCCGAACCGCTGGCTATCGCTGTCTTCTGTCTGCTGCTGGTAATCTCGCCCTTCGTATCGACGCCCACGATCGGCGCGGTGCTCACAGTCTGTCTGCTGCTGACGGTGCTGCTTTTCGCGGTGCGGCCACGGGCACTCTCGCCTCTGGCGCTGCCGGTGCTCGCCTTCTGGCTGAGCGGGCTGATTGCGCTGGTCGCCTCGCCGCGCTTTGTTCTCAGCCTCGACGGCTGGGTGAAGATGACCCTTTATATCGGCAGCTTTGCCCTGGCTGCCCACCTGTTGCAGCGGCCCCTCTACCGGACGCTCGCGGTGATGAGCTATCTGCTCGTGAGTCTGCCGGTCTCGCTCTACGGACTGTGGCAGTTCCAGGTCGGCGCACCGCCCCTTGCCACCTGGGTCGATCCGGAATCGACGCTGGCGGATGCCACCCGCGTCTACAGCTTTCTGGGCAATCCGAATTTGCTTGCGGCCTATCTGCTCGCAGCGATCCCGCTGGGGGCAATCGGCGCTGTCGTCTGGCGCAACTGGATTGCAAAAGCCTTCGCCGCCACTGCTGCAACCACTGGAGCGCTCTGCCTGGTGCTTACCCTCTCGCGGGGCGGCTGGATCGCCCTTGCCGTCTCAAGCGCCCTGCTCGCCGTGCTGCTTCTGCAGCGGCTCAGCGGTCGGCTCAGCCCCCAGTGGCGGCCCTGGCTGCCGGTGATTGTCCTCGTATTACTGGCAATTGGTCTGCTGGTCGCCGTGGTCGCCGTGCCCTCCCTGGGCGAGCGGGCCGCCAGCATCTTCAGTGGCCGCGACGATTCGAGCAACAACTTTCGGATCAATGTCTGGGCGGCGGTGATCGACATGATCCGCGCCTACCCGCTCACCGGCATCGGTCCAGGAAACCGGACCTTTGAGGCGATCTATCCGTTTTTTCAGCGGCCCAAGTTCAACGCCCTGAGCGCCTACTCGATCGTGCTTGAGATCGCTGTCGAGTTGGGCATTCTGGGGCTTGTCGCCTTTGGCTGGCTGGTGGTGGCAGCGCTGGTGCAGGGTTTTACGGTCTGGCAGCGCCGGACCGACCCCGCCGGAACGCTCTGGTGTGCGGCTGCCCTCTGCGGGCTGGTGGGGCTGGTGGTGGACGGCTTTACCGATACGGTCTGGTTTCGACCGGCGGTGCAGATCCTCTGGTGGCTCCTCTGCGCGCTGATTGGCTCTGAATTTTTGCGCAGCACCCACCGAGACGATTTCTAG
- a CDS encoding THUMP domain-containing class I SAM-dependent RNA methyltransferase codes for MQKYFATVARSLEAVAAAELEKLGASHIEPGFAGVSFSGDLEMLYRVNLWARTIFRVLVPIAEFRATTREELYRQVRRIDWQPYLDTSATFAVDVTGSNAQLNHSHFTALQIKNAIVDQQRERDARRSSVDLLRPDLRLNAHIYQDRCILSLDSSGGSLHKRGYRPAMGIAPLKETLAAALIDLCGWDPALPFVDPLCGSGTLPIEAAIKALDIAPGLGRDRFGFEGWPGFDRPLWQRLQSEAKARRHERPRAPIAGSDHDRAVLQLAKDNARRGGLKAAIHWQVRELAQLEAPAPQGVLVCNPPYGERLGEASALGSLYRTIGDVFKQRFKGWTAFVLTANRELAKQIGLRPAQRLPIFNGALPCTFLKYELY; via the coding sequence GTGCAGAAGTACTTTGCCACCGTCGCCAGGAGTCTTGAGGCGGTCGCCGCCGCCGAGCTGGAAAAGCTCGGAGCGTCGCATATCGAACCCGGTTTTGCCGGTGTGAGTTTCTCAGGCGATCTGGAGATGCTGTACCGGGTCAATCTCTGGGCACGGACGATCTTTCGCGTGCTGGTGCCGATTGCCGAATTTCGAGCGACCACCCGCGAGGAACTGTACCGGCAGGTGCGCCGCATCGACTGGCAGCCGTACCTCGATACCAGCGCCACTTTTGCCGTCGATGTCACCGGCAGCAACGCCCAACTCAACCACAGCCACTTCACGGCCCTACAGATTAAAAACGCGATCGTCGATCAGCAGCGCGAGCGCGACGCTCGCCGCTCCAGCGTCGATCTGCTCCGGCCCGATCTGCGCCTCAACGCCCACATCTACCAGGACCGCTGCATTCTCAGCCTCGACAGCTCGGGGGGGAGTTTGCACAAGCGAGGCTACCGGCCCGCGATGGGCATCGCCCCCCTCAAAGAAACCCTCGCCGCCGCCTTGATCGACCTGTGCGGCTGGGATCCGGCCCTCCCTTTTGTCGATCCGCTCTGCGGCTCCGGCACCCTGCCCATCGAGGCGGCGATCAAGGCCCTCGACATCGCCCCTGGTCTCGGGCGCGACCGCTTCGGCTTCGAGGGCTGGCCGGGGTTCGACCGGCCCCTCTGGCAGCGGTTACAGAGCGAGGCAAAAGCGCGGCGGCACGAGCGGCCCCGCGCCCCAATCGCCGGCAGCGACCACGACAGAGCAGTACTGCAGCTGGCAAAAGACAACGCCCGGCGCGGCGGCCTCAAAGCAGCGATCCACTGGCAGGTTCGGGAACTGGCACAACTTGAAGCACCCGCCCCCCAGGGCGTGCTCGTCTGCAACCCGCCCTACGGCGAGCGCCTGGGGGAGGCGAGCGCCCTGGGCAGCCTCTACCGGACGATCGGCGACGTGTTCAAACAGCGCTTCAAGGGCTGGACCGCCTTTGTACTCACAGCCAACCGGGAACTGGCCAAACAGATCGGCCTGCGGCCCGCTCAGCGCCTGCCCATCTTCAATGGTGCGCTTCCCTGTACGTTCCTCAAGTATGAGCTGTACTGA
- a CDS encoding peptide chain release factor family protein — MEENRPVYPTDRTSLERDCALEFVVAGGPGGQHRNKTESGVRLTHKPSGTVVLATERRSQHQNREVAFERMAAKLARGQQIQPPRKPTRLSKAAKARILEAKRRRSALKRERTSRVEID, encoded by the coding sequence ATGGAAGAGAACCGCCCGGTGTACCCCACGGACCGCACGTCGCTGGAGCGCGACTGCGCCCTCGAATTTGTCGTCGCCGGTGGTCCCGGCGGCCAGCATCGCAACAAGACCGAGAGCGGTGTGCGGCTTACTCACAAGCCGAGCGGCACGGTCGTGCTCGCCACCGAGCGCCGCTCCCAGCACCAGAATCGGGAGGTGGCCTTCGAGCGCATGGCCGCAAAGCTTGCCCGTGGGCAGCAAATCCAGCCGCCCCGCAAGCCGACGCGCCTCTCAAAAGCAGCAAAAGCGCGCATCCTCGAAGCGAAGCGTCGCCGCTCCGCCCTCAAGCGCGAGCGCACCAGTCGCGTCGAGATCGACTAG
- a CDS encoding HAD family hydrolase, whose amino-acid sequence MAKPLLVFDLMDTVIVDPFYREVPAYLETTLEELLKVKHPTSWIEFETGLTDEAGFLARFYREDSGLTLLSPEDFKHIFFSAYRFVDGMELLLEELRSSGYRLWVLSNYSRWAVRAREILGLDRFFEGYSISCDIGHRKPSPQAYQAVIDATGERDCLLIDDRPVNIAGARAAGMDGILFENTTALRRVLEARGIC is encoded by the coding sequence ATGGCGAAGCCGCTCCTGGTCTTCGATCTGATGGACACGGTGATCGTCGATCCGTTTTATCGGGAAGTGCCCGCCTACCTGGAGACCACCCTCGAAGAATTGCTCAAGGTCAAACATCCCACCAGCTGGATCGAATTTGAGACCGGCCTGACCGACGAGGCCGGTTTTTTAGCCCGCTTCTACCGCGAGGACAGCGGCCTGACGTTACTTTCGCCCGAAGATTTTAAGCACATTTTCTTTTCGGCCTACCGCTTCGTCGATGGCATGGAGCTGTTGCTGGAAGAACTCAGATCCTCCGGCTACAGACTCTGGGTGCTCTCGAACTACAGCCGCTGGGCAGTGCGCGCCCGCGAGATCCTGGGTCTCGATCGCTTCTTTGAGGGCTACAGTATTTCCTGCGACATCGGCCACCGCAAACCCAGCCCCCAGGCTTATCAGGCGGTGATCGACGCCACCGGCGAGCGGGACTGTCTGCTCATCGACGACCGGCCAGTGAACATTGCCGGAGCCCGCGCCGCAGGCATGGACGGCATCTTGTTTGAGAACACCACCGCCCTGCGCCGTGTGCTGGAGGCGCGGGGCATCTGCTAG
- a CDS encoding DHA2 family efflux MFS transporter permease subunit, which produces MTASSIATKPTPTGQSDQVSLRTWINVAGVLLGAFMAVLDIQITNSSLKDIQGALSASLDEGSWISTAYLVAEIVVIPLTGWLGIVFSKRNYLLVNAALFVVFSVCCAFAWDLNSMIVFRALQGFTGGVLIPMAFTVILTKLPRAKQPVGLALFGITATFAPTIGPTLGGWLTENYGWEYIFYLNVIPGALLIASVWFTMDKEPMQLGLIKQGDWFGILTMAVGLASLEVVLEEGNRKDWFGNDLILRLAIVAAIALTLFFWIEFTSKKPFINLRLLGLRNFGLGAVVNVGLGLGLYGSVYILPLYLAQIQGYNAMQIGVVIMWAGLPQLVIIPLLPKLMQRIDPRWLLGFGCFMFGVSCVMNAYMTSQTGYDQLIWSQLVRAIGQPFIITPLSTIATSEIPPGPEAGSASGLFNMMRNLGGSIGIAVLSTLLTWREQLHSERIGEAISLYAPQTQERLNQLTQFFTSRGADLASAQEQAIKALDTIVRREAYTMGYNDCFFFIGAALILCSAVVVFLKRPKLGAGGGGAH; this is translated from the coding sequence ATGACCGCGAGCAGCATTGCAACAAAGCCCACTCCCACAGGCCAGAGCGATCAGGTGTCTCTCAGAACCTGGATCAACGTCGCAGGCGTTCTTCTGGGTGCGTTCATGGCAGTGCTCGACATCCAGATCACCAACTCGTCACTCAAAGATATCCAGGGGGCTTTGAGCGCCTCCCTCGACGAAGGCTCCTGGATTTCGACCGCCTACCTGGTCGCTGAGATCGTCGTCATTCCGCTCACCGGCTGGCTTGGCATCGTCTTCTCCAAGCGCAACTATCTACTGGTCAACGCGGCGCTCTTCGTCGTCTTCTCGGTCTGCTGCGCCTTTGCCTGGGATCTCAATTCAATGATCGTCTTTCGGGCACTGCAGGGGTTTACAGGTGGCGTGCTCATTCCGATGGCCTTTACGGTCATCCTCACCAAGTTGCCCCGCGCCAAACAGCCGGTGGGCCTCGCCCTCTTTGGCATCACCGCCACCTTTGCGCCCACGATCGGCCCGACATTGGGCGGCTGGCTCACCGAAAATTACGGCTGGGAGTATATCTTTTATCTCAACGTGATTCCCGGCGCGCTGCTCATCGCCTCGGTCTGGTTCACGATGGACAAGGAGCCGATGCAGCTGGGCCTCATCAAACAGGGCGACTGGTTCGGCATCCTCACGATGGCGGTGGGCCTCGCCTCGCTGGAAGTGGTGCTCGAGGAGGGCAACCGCAAGGACTGGTTCGGCAACGACCTCATCCTGCGCCTCGCCATCGTCGCAGCGATTGCCCTGACCCTGTTTTTCTGGATCGAATTTACGAGCAAAAAGCCCTTTATCAACCTGCGCTTACTGGGCCTGCGCAACTTTGGCCTGGGTGCCGTCGTCAACGTCGGCCTGGGGCTGGGCCTCTACGGTTCGGTCTACATTCTGCCTCTGTATCTGGCCCAGATCCAGGGGTACAACGCCATGCAGATCGGTGTTGTGATCATGTGGGCGGGCCTACCGCAACTGGTGATCATTCCGCTGTTGCCCAAGTTGATGCAGCGCATCGACCCGCGCTGGCTACTCGGGTTCGGCTGCTTTATGTTCGGTGTCAGTTGTGTGATGAACGCCTACATGACGAGCCAGACCGGCTACGACCAGCTCATCTGGTCGCAACTGGTGCGCGCCATTGGCCAGCCCTTTATCATCACACCCCTCTCGACGATCGCCACCTCTGAAATTCCGCCGGGACCGGAGGCCGGCTCCGCTTCGGGGTTGTTTAACATGATGCGCAACCTCGGCGGCTCGATCGGGATCGCCGTTTTGAGCACCCTGCTCACCTGGCGCGAACAGCTCCACTCCGAGCGCATCGGCGAGGCAATCTCGCTTTACGCTCCCCAGACCCAGGAGCGGCTAAACCAGCTCACCCAGTTTTTTACCAGCCGGGGCGCTGACCTTGCCAGTGCCCAGGAGCAGGCGATCAAGGCCCTCGACACGATCGTGCGTCGCGAAGCTTACACGATGGGCTACAACGATTGTTTCTTCTTTATCGGTGCGGCGCTCATCCTTTGTTCGGCAGTTGTCGTATTCTTGAAGCGGCCCAAACTTGGGGCCGGTGGCGGAGGTGCCCATTGA
- a CDS encoding glutathione peroxidase yields the protein MSATISDISVKTIDGENRSLSAYAGKVLLIVNVASYCGYTPQYAGLEQLYQRYQSAGLRILAFPCNDFGAQEPGSNAEIAQFCDRRYGVSFELFDKVHARGYEQHPLYARLVKKANPSGDVSWNFEKFLISRQGEIVGRFRSGVAPESPELIAAIEGELAK from the coding sequence ATGAGTGCTACTATCTCCGATATTTCTGTCAAGACTATAGATGGCGAGAACCGCTCCCTCAGCGCCTATGCAGGCAAGGTTCTGCTGATTGTGAATGTCGCTTCCTACTGCGGCTACACCCCCCAGTACGCTGGACTGGAACAGCTCTACCAGCGCTATCAGTCTGCCGGGTTGCGCATTCTTGCCTTTCCGTGCAACGACTTTGGAGCCCAGGAGCCGGGCAGCAACGCTGAGATCGCCCAGTTCTGCGACCGCCGCTACGGCGTGAGCTTCGAGCTATTCGACAAGGTCCATGCTCGCGGCTACGAGCAGCATCCGCTCTACGCCCGCCTGGTTAAAAAAGCCAATCCCTCCGGGGATGTCTCCTGGAACTTCGAGAAATTTTTGATTAGCAGGCAGGGCGAAATCGTCGGGCGCTTCCGCAGCGGCGTCGCCCCCGAGTCGCCGGAACTGATAGCGGCGATCGAGGGCGAACTGGCAAAGTGA
- a CDS encoding HHL1-like protein: MAEQSEGKPKGFGKATEPARPATPKKKRRAAQPRLSDEEYQARRRYADAEKKGEPTFEIFVRESAEAEWKPSGAIAVSSNLIERAIFDSEEKLRQSARRQYASLRKVEGPLEYGFRRKEFPDDPIQLAKRPKKPLFNQLRSFLDQKFGTKQNKKK; the protein is encoded by the coding sequence ATGGCTGAGCAGTCAGAGGGAAAGCCCAAAGGATTTGGTAAGGCAACCGAACCCGCCAGGCCCGCGACTCCCAAAAAAAAGCGGCGGGCAGCCCAGCCGCGTCTTAGCGACGAGGAGTACCAGGCCCGCCGTCGCTACGCGGACGCAGAAAAAAAAGGCGAACCCACCTTCGAGATCTTCGTGCGCGAGAGCGCTGAGGCAGAATGGAAGCCCTCCGGAGCGATCGCTGTCTCCTCGAATCTCATCGAGCGGGCGATCTTCGACTCCGAAGAAAAGCTGCGCCAGAGTGCGCGCCGCCAGTACGCTTCGCTGCGCAAAGTAGAAGGTCCGCTCGAATACGGCTTTCGCCGCAAAGAATTTCCCGACGACCCGATTCAACTGGCCAAGCGGCCCAAAAAGCCTCTGTTCAACCAGTTGCGCTCGTTTCTCGATCAAAAATTTGGCACCAAACAAAACAAGAAGAAGTAG
- a CDS encoding ATP-binding protein, whose product MEKNATETTLEIGPSAIEAYSRLSYTMWYALAEFIDNSTQSRMNYESIIDDVLLNEGTPLTVKIDHNRIKREISISDNSIGMTNADLVNALRIACPTPDSKGRSKYGMGMKTAACWIGKRWRIETCEWASGQEWTAEVDVAAVARSQAKIPLSLREVSTNEHYTRIIISEMQRYIQGRTEETIKNYLGSMYRFDLKEGKLKLIYNNEEIQPPDEYEYDTDPEGKPMMREIPETMINGKSIRGWFAVLKKGGRKFGGFSLFQNRRQIQGFPNAWKPQSIFGGVEDEGANNLVAQRLTGLLELDGFQVSHTKDTILFQDDEEEQLVKLLDEQTKDYRNYAQKRRGSRGQPWTPEKLNDLFQGLKREFESPEMKDAVSSSLLPPLQTIQANNQSQLAALVPSDTMATVDLTPQLKVVISLSNKSEFEPHLTIVAGAEPRTIHVIINGLHPYYNELESTEAINECIKQYLYDAIAEYRVSQLTARVNTDSIRRLKNDLLRVQVVKIENAASAIRAGELETTIFSDNDNG is encoded by the coding sequence ATGGAAAAGAATGCTACAGAGACAACACTAGAAATTGGGCCAAGTGCAATTGAAGCTTACAGCCGATTGAGTTACACAATGTGGTATGCGTTAGCCGAATTTATTGACAATTCCACTCAATCACGGATGAATTATGAGTCTATCATTGATGATGTGCTGCTCAATGAGGGAACTCCACTAACGGTGAAGATTGATCATAATAGAATTAAGAGAGAAATTTCCATTTCTGACAACTCAATAGGAATGACAAATGCCGATCTAGTAAATGCATTAAGAATCGCATGTCCAACACCTGATAGCAAAGGGCGTTCGAAGTACGGTATGGGCATGAAAACTGCAGCTTGCTGGATTGGGAAAAGATGGAGAATAGAGACTTGTGAATGGGCTAGCGGGCAAGAATGGACAGCCGAAGTCGATGTTGCTGCTGTGGCTAGAAGCCAAGCGAAGATTCCATTATCTCTTAGAGAAGTAAGTACCAATGAGCATTACACCAGGATTATAATTTCTGAGATGCAGAGGTACATCCAAGGACGCACTGAAGAAACGATTAAGAATTACTTAGGCTCAATGTACAGATTTGATTTGAAAGAAGGTAAGTTGAAATTAATTTACAACAATGAAGAGATTCAACCTCCTGATGAATATGAATACGACACGGATCCCGAAGGCAAACCGATGATGAGAGAGATTCCTGAGACTATGATAAATGGGAAATCAATACGTGGTTGGTTCGCCGTGCTAAAAAAAGGCGGTCGCAAATTCGGTGGTTTTTCGCTATTTCAAAACCGTAGGCAAATCCAAGGCTTTCCCAATGCATGGAAACCGCAGAGTATATTTGGTGGTGTTGAGGATGAGGGAGCTAATAACTTGGTGGCCCAGCGTCTTACTGGTTTACTTGAACTGGACGGATTTCAGGTATCCCACACAAAAGATACAATTTTGTTTCAAGACGATGAGGAAGAACAACTCGTAAAGTTGCTAGATGAGCAAACTAAGGACTACAGGAATTACGCCCAAAAGCGAAGGGGCTCGCGTGGACAACCTTGGACACCTGAGAAATTAAACGATTTGTTTCAAGGGTTAAAGAGAGAATTTGAAAGTCCTGAGATGAAAGATGCTGTCAGTAGTTCTTTACTCCCGCCCTTGCAAACTATTCAAGCCAACAATCAATCTCAACTCGCTGCATTGGTACCATCAGATACAATGGCAACAGTGGACTTAACGCCGCAGCTTAAAGTTGTTATATCTCTATCGAATAAGAGTGAGTTTGAACCTCATTTGACGATTGTTGCTGGCGCAGAACCAAGGACGATCCATGTCATTATCAATGGCCTGCATCCTTATTACAATGAATTAGAGTCTACGGAGGCTATTAATGAATGCATTAAACAATATCTATATGATGCAATAGCTGAGTATAGAGTTTCACAACTAACTGCAAGAGTTAATACAGATAGTATCAGGCGCTTGAAAAATGATTTACTTAGAGTGCAAGTAGTGAAAATCGAGAATGCTGCAAGTGCAATAAGAGCAGGTGAATTGGAAACTACTATTTTTAGCGATAATGATAACGGGTAA
- a CDS encoding DNA-methyltransferase, producing MVLKNENRVSLSYRTDLGSMYIGKAEDALELSEIQSLQGKVNLIFTSPPFPLITKKRYGNESGEKYVEWLEGLAPSLAKLLAPDGSIVIEVGNAWEEGIPVMSTLPLEALLAFKKAAELNLCQHIICHNPARLPSPAQWVTIERIRLKDSYTHLWWMSSVDSPKADNRRVLTPYSTSMKKLLEKKKYNSGKRPSGHVISENGFLTDHGGAISANVIEVGEQSSKIPGALLKLTGTAWDSKYREYCKEHDLESHPARMQIELAGFFIQFLTLPGDIILDPFAGSNTTGFAAEQLKRHWISIEVDPGYVEGSKGRFDAVR from the coding sequence GTGGTATTGAAAAATGAAAACAGGGTGTCGCTTTCATATAGGACTGACCTAGGAAGCATGTACATCGGAAAAGCTGAGGATGCTTTAGAGCTTTCGGAAATTCAATCATTGCAAGGGAAGGTTAATTTAATATTTACGTCTCCCCCCTTCCCCTTAATCACCAAGAAGCGGTATGGAAACGAATCTGGGGAAAAGTACGTTGAATGGCTTGAGGGATTGGCTCCCAGCTTGGCAAAATTACTGGCACCAGACGGGTCGATTGTGATTGAGGTTGGGAATGCTTGGGAGGAAGGTATTCCTGTAATGTCCACTCTTCCTCTAGAAGCACTACTTGCTTTTAAAAAAGCTGCTGAGCTCAATCTATGCCAGCATATAATTTGCCACAATCCAGCAAGACTCCCTAGCCCTGCACAGTGGGTAACTATAGAGCGGATAAGATTAAAGGACTCATATACCCATTTGTGGTGGATGTCTTCTGTGGATTCGCCAAAGGCGGATAATAGGAGAGTTTTAACGCCATATAGCACATCAATGAAAAAGCTACTTGAGAAAAAAAAATATAATTCTGGAAAAAGACCCTCTGGGCATGTTATTTCAGAAAATGGTTTCCTTACAGATCACGGGGGGGCTATTTCAGCAAATGTTATTGAGGTTGGCGAACAAAGTTCAAAGATACCAGGAGCTTTGCTAAAACTGACTGGAACCGCTTGGGACAGTAAATATAGAGAATACTGCAAAGAGCACGATTTAGAATCGCATCCAGCAAGGATGCAAATCGAATTAGCTGGATTTTTTATTCAATTTCTCACGTTACCAGGTGACATCATATTGGATCCATTTGCAGGTTCAAATACTACAGGTTTTGCAGCGGAACAGCTTAAGCGACACTGGATAAGTATAGAAGTAGATCCAGGATATGTTGAAGGCTCGAAAGGACGTTTTGATGCAGTCAGGTAA
- a CDS encoding DEAD/DEAH box helicase, which produces MARVPLREWQRKALFQWEQASHKGIVSVVTGGGKTIFALACIDKLQPNTVLIVVPTVALLDQWWEEAANYFDLALDEIYIVEKVKRLRTGTINLAVLNTASKLENKVDSSPCFLIVDECHKAASPTFSSVLLLPKIASLGLSATPERPYDDGLNETLIPALGPLIYKYTYRDALQDGVIVPFTLNNIVFELEEDRKQEYDRLTKSIARSIQRYGIEAQETVSLLLRRTRVLNLSLNRVRLALRLVAAHRGKRVLVFHEDIEACNIIYQVLEKYNFKAGIYHSKLTLRQRVSMLSLYRRGEIEILVTCRALDEGFNVPETEIGIIAASTATRRQRIQRLGRVLRPAGGKSAAIIYTLVATIPEISRLRDEEIELQGMATITWNEA; this is translated from the coding sequence GTGGCTAGGGTGCCTCTTAGAGAGTGGCAAAGGAAAGCTCTTTTCCAGTGGGAACAGGCGTCCCACAAAGGAATTGTTAGCGTTGTTACAGGCGGCGGGAAAACCATTTTTGCTCTTGCATGTATTGATAAGCTGCAGCCCAACACTGTTCTAATTGTTGTTCCTACAGTTGCCCTGCTTGACCAGTGGTGGGAGGAGGCAGCTAATTACTTTGACTTGGCATTGGATGAAATTTACATAGTAGAAAAAGTTAAAAGACTCCGAACGGGAACCATAAATTTGGCGGTGCTTAATACCGCCTCTAAATTAGAGAATAAAGTTGATAGTTCTCCATGTTTTCTTATAGTTGATGAATGCCATAAAGCAGCAAGCCCTACATTTAGTTCTGTGTTATTACTGCCAAAGATTGCATCTTTAGGATTATCTGCGACACCTGAGCGGCCTTATGATGATGGTTTGAATGAGACTTTAATTCCAGCGCTCGGTCCGCTCATCTATAAGTACACTTATAGAGATGCGCTGCAGGATGGAGTAATAGTTCCATTCACATTAAACAACATAGTCTTTGAGCTTGAAGAAGATCGGAAACAAGAATATGACAGATTAACGAAATCTATTGCTCGCTCAATTCAACGATATGGAATTGAGGCACAAGAGACTGTCTCACTATTACTTCGGAGAACTAGAGTTCTTAATCTAAGTTTAAATCGAGTACGTTTGGCTTTACGTCTAGTGGCAGCACATCGTGGTAAGCGTGTTCTTGTTTTTCATGAAGATATTGAAGCTTGCAATATAATTTACCAAGTACTTGAGAAGTATAACTTTAAAGCAGGCATTTATCATTCTAAGCTAACTCTACGTCAACGTGTCAGTATGCTTTCGTTATATAGACGCGGAGAAATTGAAATTTTGGTTACTTGTCGGGCGCTTGACGAAGGTTTTAATGTTCCTGAGACAGAAATTGGCATCATTGCTGCTAGCACTGCTACTCGTAGACAACGTATCCAAAGGTTAGGCCGTGTACTTCGGCCTGCAGGTGGAAAATCTGCTGCCATAATTTATACTCTTGTTGCTACTATTCCCGAGATTAGTCGTTTGCGAGATGAGGAAATCGAGCTACAGGGAATGGCAACTATTACATGGAATGAAGCATGA